In the Pristiophorus japonicus isolate sPriJap1 unplaced genomic scaffold, sPriJap1.hap1 HAP1_SCAFFOLD_237, whole genome shotgun sequence genome, one interval contains:
- the LOC139245799 gene encoding probable G-protein coupled receptor 139 — protein sequence VAIVVLSRGKCGLSTCTTRYLVAMAAADLLVVITAIILYRISWYYFPWSFLGITPVCRVIRLLSCVATDCSVWFTVTFTFDRFVAICWQKLKTKYCTGRTAAVVLATSCILLSSKNVPFYFTIVPGYIINNVQWFCYSMPAYYTDPGWLGFDWFDTVLTPLLPFAVILLLNALTIRHITVASRVRKGLRGESKGGNGSDPEMESRRKSVILLFTISGSFILLWLIFVIEFLYYSIAGIHPADYNVSLYTFRQVGYILRNLSCCTNTFIYGVTQSKFREQLKSAVKYPFTSIIHLINKQNN from the coding sequence gtggcgattgtggtcctgtcccggggaaagtgcggtctgtccacctgcaccactcgctacctggttgccatggcagcggcggatctactggtggtcatcACTGCGATCATACTGTACCGGATCAGTTGGTATTATTTCCCGTGGTCTTTCCTGGGTATCACCCCTGTGTGTCGCGTTATACGTCTCCTGTCCTGTGTAGCCactgactgttctgtctggttcaccgtcactttcacctttgatcgatttgtggccatttgttggcagaagctgaaaaccaaatattgcaccgggagaactgcggctgtggtcctggcaacaagctgcattctgctctcttCAAAAAACGTTCCCTTCTACTTTACAATTGTACCTGGATATATAATCAACAATGTTCAGTGGTTCTGTTATTCAATGCCAGCCTATTATACTGATCCCGGATGGCtgggatttgactggtttgataCGGTATTAAcaccactgctcccattcgctgtaattttgttgctcaacgctctgacaATCAGACACATTAcagtggccagtcgagtccggaagggactgaggggtgagagcaagggggggaatggcagtgacccagagatggagagcaggaggaagtctgtcattttactcttcaccatatccggcagcttcatactgctgtggctgatatTTGTTATAGAATTCTTATATTATAGCATTGCAGGAATACATCCCGCTGATTACAATGTTTCTTTATATACCTTTCGACAAGTCGGATATATACTGCggaatttaagttgctgcacaaacacatttatttacggggtgacccagtccaagttcagagagcagttgaagagcgcggtgaAATATCCGTTTACCTCAATTATACatttaattaataaacagaacaactga